A segment of the Planctomycetia bacterium genome:
GAGCGTGGCGATCCAAGGAAAGAGCGCGACGACCCGTTCGAGAAAGAGTCGGCGTCTCGCGATCGACAATTGCTTGGCAAGAGATGCATTCATCGCATTACGGTCCTTGGTCGTCACCGAAGCCGAAAGATCGACTTCGTATTAGTTTACCGTTTTAGCTTGCCTAGGCCATAAAATACGAAAGAAGATCGGTCTGACCCGAAGCTTGCGGACGACGTATACTAATAGAGAGGAAGAAACTCACGGTTGTCGCCGTGAGCCTCCTTCCCTACGACGCGAGTTGGAAGAGGTTGGTTCCATGGCAGTCATGCAAACACCGGGGCAGACAGCAACGGGCCAACTCCCGTCTCCGGCCGATCATCCGCAGGCCGACGTCTTGATCTACGACGGCGACTGCAAATTCTGCACGGCCAGCGTTCATAAGCTCCATCAAGCCGATCGTCGCAGACGGCTGACGTTTATTTCCTTGCACGATCCCGAGGTGCAGGCCCGTTGGCCGGACCTGAAGCACGAAGATCTGATGCGGTATATGTATGTCTGCACGGCCGATGGTCGGAAGTTTCACGGAGCCGAGGCGTTTAAGTATCTCAGTACGCGATTGCCGCTGCTCTATTGGATGGCACCGGCCCTCTACTTCCCGGGCCTGATGCCGCTCTGGCAAGCCTGCTATCGCGCGTTCGCGAAACGCCGATATCGCTGGGGACGGATCGAGAGTTGCGAAAACGGCACCTGCAAGATCCCGGCCCGAAAGTAGCTCGTGTTTCCTTCGGCTGCGAGGCCCTCGTCGACGCGCCGTTTCTGCGTATAATCGGCGACGGCGTTCTTCCGGTTTCTCACTGCTCAGTAGGCCCGATTGTCATCGGGTCCGAGTGGTTTATTTAGATCATCGTGATTCGAAACATGACTCAATTTCGCATTGAAAAAGATTCGATGGGGGACGTGAAAGTTCCCGCTCAGGCCTACTACGGCGCGCAAACGCAACGAGCCGTCGAGAACTTTCCGATCTCCGGTAAGCCGCTCCCGAAACAATTGATCCACGCAATGGGCCTCGTCAAGCTCGCGTGCGGCATCGCAAATCGCGATCTCGGCAAGCTTACCGGCACCGGGAAGAATCCGCTGAACGATGCGCAGGTCAAGGCGATGCTCGCCGCTTGCCGCGAAGTCTCCGAAGGAAAGTACGACGGCGAGTTTCCGATCGACGTCTATCAGACCGGCTCGGGCACTTCGAGCAATATGAATGCCAACGAAGTGATCGCGAACCGTGCGATCGAAATGATGGGGGGAGATCGACTCGTGGCCGCGAAGCCGATTCACCCCAACGATCACGTCAACATGGGCCAGAGCACGAACTGCACGTTTCCGACGGCGATTCATGTCGCCGTGGCGATGGCGATCGTGAAGGAATTGATTCCCGCTTTGGGGCGTCTCGGCGATGTGCTGACGAAGAAAGCCGCGGCCTGGGACAAGATCATCAAGATCGGCCGGACTCACTTGGCCGATGCCACGCCGCTGCGGCTGGGTCAGGAAATCGGCGGCTTTGCCCGACAGATCGAGCAATCGATTCATCGGGCCCGCCGCGCTGCCGATGCCGTGCTGGAACTCCCGGTCGGCGGCACCGCCGTCGGAACGGGCATCAATACCCATCCCGAGTTCGCGGCGCGCACGAGCGCCGCGCTGGCGCAGGAAACCGGCATCCCGTTTATCGAAGCGGTCAACCACTTCGAAGCGAATGCCCAACGCGACGGCCTCGTCGAATGCCACGGTCAACTCAAGACGGTCGCCGTGACGCTGTTCAACGTCGCCAACAACATTCGCTGGCTTGGCTCCGGCCCTCGTTGCGGTTTCTATGAGCTGATTCTTCCCGATCGCCAGCCGGGCAGCTCGATCATGCCGGGCAAGGTGAACCCTGTGATGTGCGAGAGCATGATGCAGGTGACGGCGAAAGTCATGGGGAACGATCAGACGATCTCGCTGAGCGGTGCGACCGGCGGTCAGTTCCAACTCAATATCATGATGCCCGTCATGGGCGACACGACGCTCGAAAGCATCTCGCTCTTGTCGCATTGCACGAACGCGTTCGTCGAGTTCTGCGCGGAAGAGATGGAGGCAAATGAAGCACAGTGCAACGCCAGTATCGAGAAGAGCCTGTCGATGGTTACCAGCTTGAACCCCTACATCGGCTACGAGAAAGCCTCGAAGCTCGCGAAGGATGCGTTTAAGAGCGGCAAAACGATTCGCGAACTCTGCACGGAACAAAACATCCTGCCGCCGGATCAGCTGGAAAAAGCCCTTGATCCTTGGGCGATGACGGAACCGGGGTAGGCAAAATGCAGAAGTAGAAATGCAAAATGCAAAACTTCGGAGGCGTTTTGCGCTTTCGTGGTTTAGCATAAGGGCCTTCCGCTGCGAGTGCGTTGCGGTCGACCTGCTGCGCTTGGCCCCTTTCTCTAATTTGAGACTTTGCCATGAAGAACATCGTGTCGCTCGTCGCCGGTTCGCTTGCGTTCGCGCTTTGCTTGCTGGTTGCCGGTTCCGCGTCGGCGCAAGGCGATGCGGAGGTCGAAGCCAAGTTCGTCGCTACGCTCAAGAACGCGACGCTCAAAGGTTCTTGGGCGCCGGTCGCCGGCGGGAAGCTGGGGGCCGAGAAGGGAAACGACTCTTATCGCATCGCACGCGCCGAGAAGAGTTCGGCCGGCCAATGGTCGATCGTCTCGCTCTATAACGTCGG
Coding sequences within it:
- a CDS encoding DUF393 domain-containing protein, producing the protein MAVMQTPGQTATGQLPSPADHPQADVLIYDGDCKFCTASVHKLHQADRRRRLTFISLHDPEVQARWPDLKHEDLMRYMYVCTADGRKFHGAEAFKYLSTRLPLLYWMAPALYFPGLMPLWQACYRAFAKRRYRWGRIESCENGTCKIPARK
- a CDS encoding class II fumarate hydratase, with the translated sequence MTQFRIEKDSMGDVKVPAQAYYGAQTQRAVENFPISGKPLPKQLIHAMGLVKLACGIANRDLGKLTGTGKNPLNDAQVKAMLAACREVSEGKYDGEFPIDVYQTGSGTSSNMNANEVIANRAIEMMGGDRLVAAKPIHPNDHVNMGQSTNCTFPTAIHVAVAMAIVKELIPALGRLGDVLTKKAAAWDKIIKIGRTHLADATPLRLGQEIGGFARQIEQSIHRARRAADAVLELPVGGTAVGTGINTHPEFAARTSAALAQETGIPFIEAVNHFEANAQRDGLVECHGQLKTVAVTLFNVANNIRWLGSGPRCGFYELILPDRQPGSSIMPGKVNPVMCESMMQVTAKVMGNDQTISLSGATGGQFQLNIMMPVMGDTTLESISLLSHCTNAFVEFCAEEMEANEAQCNASIEKSLSMVTSLNPYIGYEKASKLAKDAFKSGKTIRELCTEQNILPPDQLEKALDPWAMTEPG